One segment of Triticum aestivum cultivar Chinese Spring chromosome 2A, IWGSC CS RefSeq v2.1, whole genome shotgun sequence DNA contains the following:
- the LOC123185281 gene encoding bromodomain-containing protein DDB_G0280777-like, which yields NNNNNNNNNNNNNNNNNNNNNNNNNNNNNNNNNNNNNNNNSNNSSNNNNNNSNSNNNNNNNNNNNNNNNNNNNNNNNNNSSSSNNNNNNNNNNNNNNNNNNNNNNNNNNNNNNNNNNNNNNNNNNNNNNNNNNNNNNNNNNNNNNNNNNNNNNNNNNNNNNNNNNNNNNNNNNNNNNNKQQQQQQQQQQQQQQQQQQQQQQQQQQQQQQQQQQQQHQQQQQQQQQQQQQQQQQQQQQHQQQQQQQQQQQQQQQQQQQQQQQRQQRQQRQRQQQQQQQQQQQQQQQQQQQQQQQQQQQQQQQQQQQQQQQQQQQQQQQQQQQQQQQQQQQQQQQQQQQQQQQQQQQQQQQQQQQQQQQQQQHQHQQQQQQQQQQQQQQQQQQQQQQQQQQQQQQQQQQQQQQQQQQQQQQQQQQQQQQQQQQQQQQQQQQQQQQQQQQQQQQQQQQQQQQQQQQQQQQQQQQQQQQQQQQQQQQQQQQQQQQQQQQQQQQQQQQQQQQQQQQQQQQQQQQQQQQQQQQQQQQQQQQQQQ from the exons aacaacaacaacaacaacaacaacaacaacaacaacaacaacaacaacaacaacaacaacaacaacaacaacaacaacaacaacaacaacaacaacaacaacaacaacaacaacaacaacagcaacaacagcagcaacaacaacaacaacaacagcaacagcaacaacaacaacaacaacaacaacaacaacaacaacaacaacaacaacaacaacaacaacaacaacaacaacaacagcagcagcagcaacaacaacaacaacaacaacaacaacaacaacaacaacaacaacaacaacaaca acaacaacaacaacaacaacaacaacaacaacaacaacaacaacaacaacaacaacaacaacaacaacaacaacaacaacaacaacaacaacaacaacaacaacaacaacaacaacaacaacaacaacaacaacaacaacaacaacaacaacaacaacaacaacaacaacaacaacaacaacaacaacaacaacaacaacaacaacaacaacaacaacaacaacaacaacaaacaacaacaacaacaacaacaacaacaacaacaacaacaacaacaacaacaacaacaacaacaacaacaacaacaacaacaacaacaacaacaacaacaacaacaacaacac caacaacaacaacaacaacaacaacaacaacaacaacaacaacaacaacaacaacaacaacaacaccaacaacaacaacaacaacaacaacaacaacaacaacaacaacaacaacaacaacaacaacaacaacaacgacaacaacgacaacaacgacaacgacaacaacaacaacaacaacaacaacaacaacaacaacaacaacaacaacaacaacaacaacaacaacaacaacaacaacaacaacaacaacaacaacaacaacaacaacaacaacaacaacaacaacaacaacaacaacaacaacaacaacaacaacaacaacaacaacaacaacaacaacaacaacaacaacaacaacaacaacaacaacaacaacaacaacaacaacaacaacaacaacaacaacaacaacaacaacaacaacaacaacaccaacaccaacaacagcagcagcagcagcagcagcagcagcagcagcagcagcagcagcagcagcagcagcagcagcaacaacaacaacaacaacagcaacaacagcaacaacagcaacaacaacaacaacaacaacaacaacaacaacaacaacaacaacaacaacaacaacaacaacaacaacaacaacaacaacaacaacaacaacaacaacaacaacaacaacaacaacaacaacaacaacaacaacaacaacaacaacaacaacaacaacaacaacaacaacaacaacaacaacaacaacaacaacaacaacaacaacaacaacaacaacaacaacaacaacaacaacaacaacaacaacaacaacaacaacaacaacaacaacaacaacaacaacaacaacaacaacaacaacaacaacaacaacaacaacaacaacaacaacaacaacaacaacaacaacaacaacaacaacaacaacaacaacaacaacaacaa